Proteins found in one Nocardia brasiliensis ATCC 700358 genomic segment:
- the steA gene encoding putative cytokinetic ring protein SteA produces the protein MKMLALLSRNTETLPGRTGIARVDRNTRRLLKRVGPGDVVVLDEMDLDRLTADRLVEAGVVAVINTSPSISGRYPNLGPEVLVANGILLLDTVSSDAFSKIKDGIKVRIDGGVVYLDKVTKKEPEVLVEGIELTDADIAERMIEARNGLADHLEAFAGNTIEFIRTESALLIDGIGVPELELSMKHRHVVVVADGPDHAEDLKRLKPFIKEYVPIMVGVGRGADTLMKQGYKPDLVVGDPDEITTATLKCGAEVILPADTDGHAKGLERIQDLGIGATTFPSSGSPADLALLLAHHHGAALIVTAGAAATLDDFFDRSRRESNPATFLTRLKLGTKLMDAKAVATLYRNRVSGIGVALVVLAALVAVIVVLLASNTGTDALTWATDTWHRFALWAQGLVGAGGQ, from the coding sequence ATGAAGATGCTGGCGTTGTTGTCGAGGAACACCGAAACGCTGCCCGGCCGCACCGGGATCGCCCGGGTGGACCGCAATACCCGGCGTCTGCTGAAACGGGTGGGGCCGGGGGATGTCGTCGTGCTCGACGAGATGGACCTGGACCGGCTCACCGCCGACCGGCTGGTCGAGGCGGGCGTGGTCGCCGTGATCAACACCTCGCCGTCGATCTCCGGCCGCTATCCCAATCTCGGCCCCGAAGTGCTGGTGGCCAACGGGATCCTGCTGCTGGACACGGTGAGCTCGGATGCCTTCAGCAAGATCAAGGACGGCATCAAGGTCCGGATCGACGGCGGCGTCGTCTATCTCGACAAGGTCACCAAGAAAGAGCCGGAGGTGCTCGTCGAGGGCATCGAGCTCACCGACGCCGATATCGCCGAGCGGATGATCGAGGCGCGCAACGGGCTGGCCGATCATCTCGAGGCCTTCGCGGGCAACACGATCGAGTTCATCCGCACCGAGAGCGCGTTGCTCATCGACGGTATCGGCGTGCCCGAGCTGGAACTGTCGATGAAGCACCGGCACGTGGTCGTGGTCGCCGACGGACCGGATCACGCCGAGGATCTCAAGCGGCTCAAGCCGTTCATCAAGGAGTATGTGCCGATCATGGTCGGCGTCGGCCGCGGCGCGGACACGCTGATGAAGCAGGGGTACAAGCCGGACCTCGTCGTCGGCGATCCGGACGAGATCACCACCGCCACCTTGAAATGCGGCGCCGAGGTGATCCTGCCCGCCGACACCGACGGTCATGCCAAGGGCCTCGAGCGGATCCAGGATCTCGGCATCGGCGCCACCACGTTCCCGTCCTCGGGCTCGCCCGCCGACCTGGCGCTGCTGCTGGCTCACCATCACGGTGCGGCACTGATCGTCACCGCGGGCGCGGCGGCCACGCTCGACGACTTCTTCGATCGCAGCCGGCGCGAGAGCAACCCGGCGACCTTTCTGACCCGGCTCAAACTCGGCACCAAGCTGATGGACGCCAAAGCCGTTGCCACGCTGTACCGCAACCGGGTCTCCGGCATCGGCGTCGCACTGGTGGTGCTCGCCGCGCTGGTCGCGGTGATCGTCGTGCTGCTCGCGTCCAATACCGGCACCGACGCCTTGACCTGGGCCACCGACACCTGGCACCGGTTCGCGCTCTGGGCGCAGGGCTTAGTCGGCGCAGGCGGCCAGTGA
- a CDS encoding CTP synthase — translation MGQTRIQARTATKHIFVSGGVASSLGKGLTASSLGQLLTARGLRVTMQKLDPYLNVDPGTMNPFQHGEVFVTEDGAETDLDVGHYERFLDRDLTRDANVTTGQIYSTVIAKERRGEYLGDTVQVIPHITDEIKSRVLAMSAPDAQGQTPDVVITEIGGTVGDIESQPFLEAARQIRHDVGRDNVFFLHVSLVPYLAPSGELKTKPTQHSVAALRNIGIQPDALILRCDREVPQALKSKIALMCDVDVDACISTPDAPSIYDIPRVLHREGLDAYVVRKLGLPFRDVDWTVWGDLLDRVHSPRETVEVALVGKYVDLPDAYLSVTEALRAGGFASRARVQIRWVPSDECETPAGAQAALRDVDAVLIPGGFGIRGIEGKVGAIAYARKRGIPLLGLCLGLQCVVIEAARSVGLDEANSAEFEPDTPHPVISTMADQEQAVAGEADLGGTMRLGAYPATLAKGSVVAQAYGAEQVSERHRHRYEVNNAYRDRIAKSGLRFSGTSPDGHLVEFVELPADVHPFFVATQAHPELKSRPTRPHPLFAALVAAALTYKLAERLPVDIPDEEFVSAAEQA, via the coding sequence GTGGGTCAAACACGGATTCAGGCGCGAACAGCTACGAAGCACATCTTCGTGAGCGGTGGAGTCGCCTCCTCATTGGGTAAAGGTCTTACCGCCTCCAGCCTCGGTCAGCTGCTGACGGCGCGTGGGCTGCGCGTCACGATGCAGAAACTCGACCCGTATCTGAATGTCGATCCCGGCACCATGAACCCGTTCCAGCACGGCGAGGTGTTCGTGACCGAGGACGGCGCCGAGACCGATCTGGATGTCGGTCACTACGAGCGGTTCCTGGACCGGGATCTCACCCGGGACGCGAATGTGACGACCGGGCAAATCTATTCGACGGTCATCGCCAAGGAGCGGCGCGGCGAGTACCTGGGCGACACCGTCCAGGTGATTCCGCATATCACCGACGAGATCAAGAGCCGGGTGCTCGCGATGAGCGCGCCGGACGCGCAGGGGCAGACCCCGGATGTGGTGATCACCGAGATCGGCGGCACCGTCGGCGACATCGAATCGCAGCCTTTTCTGGAGGCGGCGCGCCAGATCCGGCACGATGTCGGCCGGGACAACGTCTTCTTCCTGCATGTCTCGCTGGTGCCGTATCTGGCGCCCTCGGGTGAGTTGAAGACCAAGCCGACACAGCATTCGGTGGCGGCGTTGCGCAATATCGGTATCCAGCCCGACGCGCTGATCCTGCGGTGCGACCGCGAGGTGCCGCAGGCGCTCAAGAGCAAGATCGCGCTGATGTGTGACGTCGATGTCGACGCCTGCATCTCCACCCCGGACGCGCCGTCGATCTACGACATCCCGCGCGTGCTGCATCGCGAGGGCTTGGACGCCTATGTGGTGCGCAAGCTCGGGCTGCCGTTCCGCGACGTGGACTGGACCGTGTGGGGCGACCTGCTCGACCGGGTGCATTCGCCGCGCGAGACGGTCGAGGTCGCGCTCGTCGGCAAGTACGTCGACCTGCCCGACGCGTACCTGTCGGTCACCGAGGCGTTGCGCGCGGGCGGTTTCGCCTCGCGGGCCAGGGTGCAGATCCGCTGGGTGCCGTCCGATGAATGCGAGACGCCCGCGGGTGCGCAGGCCGCGCTGCGGGACGTGGACGCGGTGCTGATCCCCGGCGGGTTCGGCATCCGCGGCATCGAAGGCAAGGTCGGCGCGATCGCCTACGCCCGCAAGCGCGGTATTCCGTTGCTCGGGCTGTGCCTCGGCCTGCAGTGCGTGGTCATCGAGGCGGCCAGGTCGGTCGGTCTGGACGAGGCCAATTCGGCCGAGTTCGAGCCGGACACCCCGCATCCGGTCATCTCCACGATGGCCGATCAGGAACAGGCCGTCGCCGGTGAGGCCGATCTCGGCGGCACCATGCGTCTCGGCGCCTACCCGGCGACCCTGGCCAAGGGTTCGGTGGTGGCGCAGGCGTACGGCGCCGAGCAGGTGTCCGAGCGGCATCGGCACCGCTACGAGGTGAACAACGCCTACCGTGACCGGATCGCGAAGAGCGGGCTGCGGTTCAGTGGCACCTCGCCGGACGGGCATCTGGTCGAGTTCGTCGAACTGCCCGCCGACGTGCATCCGTTCTTCGTCGCCACCCAGGCGCATCCGGAGCTGAAGAGCAGGCCGACCCGTCCGCATCCGCTGTTCGCGGCGCTGGTCGCGGCGGCCCTGACCTACAAGCTGGCCGAGCGGCTGCCCGTGGACATCCCGGACGAAGAGTTCGTGAGCGCGGCGGAGCAGGCGTAG
- a CDS encoding NUDIX domain-containing protein, producing the protein MTVDGGAAAPGSHDFETVSSETVYSGAILALRLDQVRMPGGKVVEREVIEHHGAVAVAAIDDDDNVVLINQYRHPIGRRLLELPAGLLDLQGEDPLVAARRELAEETGLAARDWSVLVDVALSPGFTDEALRVYVARGLYETDQPEPEFEEADLAIVRMPVADAVRAALAGEIVNATAVAGVLALAAARAGGTELRPADAPWPGQPTAFLRRKAAQKSAD; encoded by the coding sequence ATGACGGTGGACGGGGGCGCTGCCGCACCGGGCAGCCACGATTTCGAGACGGTGTCGAGCGAAACGGTCTACAGCGGGGCGATTCTCGCGCTGCGGCTGGACCAGGTGCGGATGCCGGGCGGCAAGGTCGTCGAGCGGGAGGTGATCGAGCACCACGGTGCCGTCGCGGTCGCCGCGATCGATGACGACGACAATGTCGTGCTGATCAACCAGTACCGGCATCCGATCGGCAGGCGGCTGCTCGAGCTGCCCGCCGGCCTGCTCGATCTGCAGGGCGAGGACCCGCTCGTCGCCGCGCGGCGCGAGCTCGCCGAGGAGACCGGACTGGCCGCGCGGGACTGGTCGGTGCTGGTGGACGTGGCGCTGTCGCCGGGCTTCACCGACGAGGCGCTGCGCGTGTACGTCGCGCGCGGACTGTACGAAACCGACCAGCCCGAGCCGGAATTCGAGGAAGCCGATCTGGCGATCGTGCGGATGCCGGTCGCCGACGCGGTGCGCGCGGCACTGGCTGGGGAGATCGTCAACGCGACCGCGGTGGCCGGTGTGCTCGCGCTCGCCGCGGCGCGGGCCGGTGGCACCGAGCTACGTCCGGCGGACGCGCCGTGGCCGGGTCAGCCCACGGCGTTTCTGCGCCGCAAGGCGGCGCAGAAGTCCGCGGACTGA
- a CDS encoding ParA family protein gives MGAGAEPHPGPASAAAAETLWGTGADLPVAEDAALGPTGRPLRLVPDPPPLERHGDALIIAMCNQKGGVGKTTSTINLGASLAEYGRRVLLVDLDPQGALSAGLGVAHHDLELTVHDLLVGSKGSIDDVLMPTRVENMDLLPSNIDLSAAEIQLVNEVGREHSLGRALHSIRDRYDYIIIDCQPSLGLLTVNALACADGVIIPMECEYFSLRGLALLNDTVEKVRDRLNPRLSLYGIVVTMFDARLLHSRQVMARVVEVFGDLVYDAAISRTVRFPDASVAGEPITTWAPKSSGAEAYRAMAREVIHRSGR, from the coding sequence ATGGGTGCTGGGGCGGAGCCGCATCCGGGTCCCGCCTCGGCGGCAGCGGCCGAAACCCTGTGGGGCACCGGGGCCGATCTCCCTGTCGCGGAGGACGCGGCACTCGGCCCGACCGGGCGCCCCCTGCGACTCGTGCCGGACCCGCCGCCGCTGGAACGGCACGGCGACGCCCTCATCATCGCCATGTGCAACCAGAAGGGCGGCGTCGGCAAGACCACCTCCACCATCAATCTCGGCGCCTCGCTCGCCGAGTACGGGCGCCGGGTGCTGCTGGTCGATCTGGACCCGCAGGGCGCGCTGTCCGCGGGATTGGGTGTGGCCCACCACGATCTCGAGCTGACCGTGCACGATCTGCTGGTCGGCTCCAAAGGCTCGATCGACGACGTGCTGATGCCGACCCGGGTCGAGAACATGGATCTGCTGCCCAGCAACATCGACCTCTCGGCCGCGGAGATCCAGCTGGTCAACGAGGTCGGGCGGGAGCATTCGCTCGGCCGCGCACTGCATTCCATCCGCGACCGGTACGACTACATCATCATCGACTGCCAGCCGTCGCTCGGGTTGCTCACCGTCAACGCGCTCGCCTGCGCCGACGGCGTCATCATTCCGATGGAATGCGAATACTTCTCGCTGCGCGGGCTCGCGCTGCTCAACGACACCGTGGAAAAGGTGCGTGACCGCCTCAACCCCAGGCTCAGCCTGTACGGAATAGTGGTCACCATGTTCGACGCCCGACTACTGCATTCGCGTCAGGTGATGGCGCGGGTCGTCGAAGTGTTCGGCGACCTGGTCTACGACGCGGCGATCTCGCGTACCGTGCGGTTCCCCGACGCCAGCGTCGCGGGCGAGCCGATCACCACGTGGGCGCCGAAATCCAGTGGAGCCGAAGCATATCGGGCGATGGCGCGGGAAGTCATCCACCGGTCCGGCCGGTGA
- a CDS encoding M23 family metallopeptidase has translation MSGYGPRGFDQRNSSRLRNPDNLQQWSSYSLRRDETWPVREDHRPDRWPTTEDRWPADDDRWAAPANPRFAAEPWSTENRWPQDHWPPAEEQWAEDWPTATDEPPGDPTPTDQWTWSNDRRQSPNDHGPARHGAAEKATPAAAEPRKRRGGRHRMPPPPTALKGRAAIVAMAAGAIVAAGQDLETGSGKAPTQSVAPMALGQPQAVEVAAAGAEPHSTDPGLLAEGPATLGQFADMLQHGSKVADEIAADVQAKLRPLFVKFTSGTFTSGYGMRWGTLHPGVDVAAPIGTPIVAVEDGTVISAGPASGFGMWVRVLGDDGTVTVYGHINTALVSVGQHVTAGDEIATVGNRGETTGPHCHFEVWLNGTDRIDPLPWLATRGIGLGPERD, from the coding sequence ATGAGCGGCTACGGTCCACGCGGTTTCGATCAGCGCAACAGCTCCCGGCTGCGCAACCCGGACAACCTTCAGCAATGGTCTAGCTATTCGTTGCGGAGAGACGAAACCTGGCCGGTTCGGGAAGACCATCGGCCCGACCGGTGGCCCACCACCGAGGACCGCTGGCCCGCTGACGACGATCGGTGGGCCGCCCCCGCGAACCCCCGATTCGCCGCAGAGCCGTGGTCCACCGAAAACCGTTGGCCCCAGGACCATTGGCCACCCGCCGAAGAGCAGTGGGCCGAGGACTGGCCGACCGCGACCGACGAACCACCCGGCGACCCGACACCGACCGATCAGTGGACGTGGTCGAACGATCGCCGGCAGTCCCCCAACGACCACGGCCCAGCGAGGCACGGCGCTGCCGAGAAAGCGACGCCCGCTGCTGCCGAGCCGCGCAAGCGCCGGGGCGGGCGGCATCGGATGCCTCCGCCGCCGACGGCACTGAAGGGGCGGGCGGCGATCGTCGCGATGGCCGCGGGTGCGATCGTGGCGGCGGGGCAGGATCTCGAGACCGGAAGCGGGAAGGCGCCCACGCAATCGGTGGCGCCGATGGCGCTGGGGCAACCGCAGGCGGTGGAGGTGGCGGCCGCCGGTGCGGAACCGCACAGCACGGATCCCGGTTTGCTCGCGGAAGGTCCGGCCACGCTCGGCCAGTTCGCCGACATGCTGCAGCACGGCAGCAAAGTCGCGGACGAGATCGCCGCGGACGTCCAGGCGAAGCTGCGTCCCCTGTTCGTCAAGTTCACCTCCGGCACGTTCACCTCCGGTTACGGAATGCGCTGGGGCACTCTGCATCCCGGCGTCGATGTGGCCGCGCCCATCGGCACCCCGATCGTCGCGGTGGAGGACGGCACCGTCATCAGCGCGGGACCGGCCAGCGGTTTCGGCATGTGGGTGCGCGTACTCGGCGACGACGGCACCGTCACCGTGTACGGCCACATCAACACCGCACTGGTCTCGGTGGGCCAGCACGTCACCGCGGGTGACGAGATCGCCACGGTCGGCAACCGCGGCGAAACCACCGGCCCGCACTGCCACTTCGAGGTCTGGCTGAACGGCACCGACCGCATCGATCCACTCCCCTGGCTCGCCACCCGCGGCATCGGCCTCGGCCCCGAGCGCGATTGA
- a CDS encoding DHA2 family efflux MFS transporter permease subunit gives MSVGAAVRAEQPTRQQVLVLALACLGSFSVVMDATIVSITLPDLRADLGFTPAALPWAVNAYTLAFAGCLLFGGRCADVFGRRRILLAGLGIFTVARVVAGFADAPGFLLAARAVQGFGGALLMPVTLSMLTTTFLEPAGRARALAIWSAVAAAGAAAGPVLGGLLTELAGWRWVFFVLAPVGVVGMIGALVVLPRQVTAVARPRLDVVGAVLATGGITGVVLAIMRSAAAGWSDPGVLVALLGGAASIAVFAVHQAFWSAEPLLPLTIFRLRSVTSANIVIFLLGAGFLGSPILLSLYMQDVYGYSPFLAGIGYLPSGIAMVVGSRSAGWLTVRFGARRAAMLCCAIGGVGFLGTALGIALGAPYFWSVLVSGMIFGYGTAAAFTPLTVAATDGVPPERNGLAAGVLNTVRQTSGAVGLAALSAVALSAGYGVAFAACGVCLGAACFVAGVLMPGRPARGVCGDPHRT, from the coding sequence GTGAGCGTCGGTGCGGCCGTGCGCGCCGAGCAGCCCACGCGGCAGCAGGTTCTGGTGTTGGCGCTGGCCTGCCTGGGTTCGTTCAGCGTGGTCATGGACGCCACCATCGTCTCGATCACGCTGCCCGACCTGCGCGCCGACCTCGGCTTCACGCCCGCGGCGTTGCCGTGGGCGGTGAACGCCTACACCCTGGCCTTCGCGGGTTGTCTGCTGTTCGGCGGGCGCTGTGCGGACGTGTTCGGCCGCCGCCGAATCCTGTTGGCGGGATTGGGGATATTCACCGTCGCCAGGGTCGTGGCCGGGTTCGCCGACGCGCCGGGGTTCCTGCTGGCCGCCCGTGCGGTGCAGGGATTCGGGGGTGCGCTGCTGATGCCGGTGACGCTGTCGATGCTGACCACGACCTTTCTCGAGCCGGCCGGCCGAGCCCGGGCGCTCGCCATCTGGAGTGCGGTCGCGGCGGCGGGCGCCGCGGCAGGACCGGTGCTCGGCGGGTTGCTCACCGAATTGGCCGGATGGCGCTGGGTCTTCTTCGTCCTGGCCCCGGTGGGGGTCGTCGGGATGATCGGCGCACTCGTGGTGCTGCCGCGTCAGGTGACGGCCGTCGCGCGGCCGCGGCTCGATGTGGTCGGCGCGGTGCTGGCCACCGGGGGCATCACCGGTGTCGTGCTGGCCATCATGCGGTCGGCGGCTGCGGGCTGGAGCGACCCAGGTGTGCTCGTCGCGTTGCTCGGTGGCGCGGCGTCGATCGCCGTTTTCGCTGTGCACCAGGCGTTTTGGTCGGCCGAGCCGTTGCTGCCGCTGACCATTTTCCGGTTGCGCTCGGTGACCAGCGCCAACATCGTGATCTTCCTGCTCGGCGCCGGCTTCCTCGGCAGTCCCATCCTGCTGTCGCTGTACATGCAGGACGTGTACGGGTATTCGCCGTTCCTGGCCGGGATCGGTTATCTCCCTTCGGGTATCGCGATGGTCGTCGGTTCCCGTTCCGCGGGTTGGCTCACCGTGCGGTTCGGCGCGCGCCGGGCGGCCATGCTGTGCTGTGCGATCGGCGGGGTGGGCTTTCTCGGCACGGCCCTCGGGATCGCGCTCGGGGCACCGTACTTCTGGTCGGTGCTGGTGTCGGGCATGATCTTCGGCTACGGCACCGCCGCCGCGTTCACCCCGCTCACCGTCGCGGCGACCGACGGGGTGCCGCCGGAACGCAACGGCCTGGCCGCCGGTGTGCTGAACACGGTGCGCCAGACCAGCGGTGCGGTCGGGCTCGCGGCATTGAGCGCGGTCGCGTTGAGCGCGGGCTACGGTGTGGCCTTCGCCGCATGCGGCGTCTGCCTCGGCGCGGCATGCTTCGTCGCCGGTGTTCTGATGCCCGGTCGGCCTGCGCGCGGAGTGTGCGGCGATCCCCACCGCACCTGA
- the xerD gene encoding site-specific tyrosine recombinase XerD, whose protein sequence is MLARELDAYLDHLAVERGAARNTLGAYRRDLGRYLDFLTGRGRTALDQVAEGDVAEFTMALRAGGADHPPLAASSVARALIAVRGLHRFAAAEGLTVTDVAHAVKPPAPGRRLPKALPYDQVLKLLEAAGGGAVDDPDAAPGTDGGPRGLRDRALLELLYSTGARISEMVGLDVDDLDIAERAVVLHGKGGKQRMVPIGRPALAAVDAYLVRGRPMLAAAGKANAGALFLNARGGRLSRQTAWQVLQTAAERAGIGAAVSPHTLRHSFATHLLDGGADVRVVQELLGHASVTTTQIYTLVTVNTLREVWATAHPRAR, encoded by the coding sequence GTGCTCGCGCGGGAACTGGACGCCTACCTCGACCATCTCGCGGTCGAGCGCGGCGCCGCGCGGAACACCCTCGGCGCCTACCGGCGTGACCTCGGACGCTATCTCGACTTCCTGACCGGGCGCGGCCGCACCGCGCTCGATCAGGTCGCCGAGGGCGACGTCGCCGAATTCACCATGGCGTTGCGCGCGGGCGGCGCCGACCATCCGCCGCTGGCCGCGAGTTCGGTGGCGCGCGCCCTGATCGCGGTGCGCGGGCTGCACCGGTTCGCGGCCGCCGAAGGTCTCACCGTCACCGATGTCGCGCACGCGGTGAAACCACCCGCGCCCGGCCGCAGGCTGCCCAAGGCACTGCCCTACGACCAGGTGCTGAAGTTGCTCGAAGCCGCGGGCGGCGGGGCAGTCGACGATCCGGACGCCGCGCCCGGCACCGACGGCGGACCGCGCGGCCTGCGCGACCGCGCGCTGCTGGAACTGCTCTACTCCACCGGCGCGCGCATCTCCGAGATGGTCGGACTGGACGTCGACGATCTCGATATCGCCGAACGCGCGGTCGTGTTGCACGGCAAGGGCGGTAAGCAACGCATGGTGCCGATCGGCCGGCCCGCCCTCGCCGCGGTGGACGCCTACCTGGTGCGGGGGCGGCCGATGCTGGCCGCCGCCGGTAAGGCGAACGCGGGCGCGTTGTTCCTGAACGCGCGCGGGGGCAGGTTGTCGCGCCAGACCGCGTGGCAGGTGTTGCAGACCGCGGCCGAACGCGCGGGCATCGGCGCCGCCGTCTCACCGCACACGCTGCGCCACTCCTTCGCCACCCATCTGCTCGACGGCGGCGCGGATGTCCGTGTGGTCCAAGAACTCCTGGGCCACGCCTCGGTCACCACCACCCAGATCTACACTCTCGTCACGGTGAACACCCTGCGCGAGGTGTGGGCCACCGCGCATCCCCGTGCCCGCTAG
- a CDS encoding copper transporter: MISLRQHAVSIVAIFLALAIGVVLGSQTLAADLLSGLRADKSDLRQQVDTVSEQNRQLTDQLNAADRFIAGSAGRILGGTLADRSVVVFTTPDADPADIEGVTKSLETSGAAITGRIALTDAFADATEGDRMRTAVTNVIPAGAQLRTGAVDQGSMAGDLLGLVLLLDPANGQTRGTPQELGLVLETLRGGGFLAYGDTPIQPAQLAVVITGNGAKSAENSQGANIARFAGALRGRGAGVVLAGRAGAAENPGPIAVVRTDGALATSVTTVDNLDREIGRVTTVLALTEQLNGGAGRYGTGDKATSLTLASAPR; the protein is encoded by the coding sequence ATGATTTCGCTACGCCAGCACGCCGTCTCGATCGTGGCGATCTTCTTGGCACTCGCCATCGGCGTCGTGCTCGGCTCGCAGACCCTCGCGGCGGATCTGCTGTCGGGGTTGCGCGCGGACAAGTCCGATCTGCGCCAGCAGGTCGACACCGTGTCCGAACAGAACCGGCAGTTGACCGATCAGCTCAACGCCGCCGATCGCTTCATCGCGGGCTCCGCCGGACGCATCCTCGGCGGCACCCTCGCCGACCGCAGCGTGGTCGTGTTCACCACGCCGGACGCCGATCCCGCCGATATCGAGGGCGTCACCAAATCGCTGGAAACCTCGGGGGCCGCGATCACCGGCCGGATCGCACTCACCGACGCGTTCGCCGACGCCACCGAGGGCGACCGGATGCGCACCGCCGTCACCAACGTCATCCCGGCCGGGGCCCAATTGCGCACCGGCGCAGTCGATCAGGGCAGCATGGCGGGCGACCTGCTCGGCCTGGTGCTGCTGCTCGATCCGGCCAACGGGCAAACCCGCGGCACCCCACAGGAACTCGGCCTCGTCCTGGAGACCTTGCGCGGTGGCGGCTTCCTCGCCTACGGCGACACCCCGATCCAGCCGGCCCAGCTCGCCGTCGTGATCACCGGCAACGGCGCCAAGTCGGCGGAGAACAGCCAGGGCGCGAACATCGCCAGGTTCGCCGGCGCCCTGCGCGGCCGCGGCGCCGGCGTCGTCCTCGCCGGTCGCGCCGGAGCTGCGGAGAACCCGGGACCGATCGCCGTGGTGCGCACCGACGGCGCACTGGCCACCTCCGTCACCACCGTCGACAATCTGGACCGCGAGATCGGCCGCGTCACCACCGTCCTCGCCCTCACCGAACAACTGAACGGCGGCGCAGGCCGATACGGCACCGGCGACAAGGCGACTTCGCTCACACTGGCCTCGGCCCCCCGCTAG
- a CDS encoding segregation and condensation protein A: MPEQPAANPEPPSGSSAAEQTVQPRPQGVHDGVAGGTDDSVAAGAEQKSGFHLRLSNFQGPFDLLLTLISSRKLDVTEVALHKVTDEFIAYTKALTAALSDDATTTLRADKILDQTTEFLVVAATLLDLKAARLLPSGEMTDAEDLELLEARDLLFARLLQYRAFKQVAELLGELEAVALRRYPRAVGLEERFADLLPEVTLGVDAHEFAAIAAAAFRPRPVPKVGLDHLHNHAVSIAEQAALVLERLKLAGKGGWTTFTELVADCTVPVEIVARFLALLELYRGKTIEFDQPDPLGPLSISWIGDDVQTSTVTIEEDYG, encoded by the coding sequence ATGCCTGAGCAGCCCGCCGCGAACCCCGAGCCCCCTTCGGGGTCGAGCGCTGCCGAGCAGACGGTGCAGCCGCGTCCGCAGGGCGTGCACGACGGTGTGGCCGGGGGCACGGATGATTCGGTGGCGGCCGGGGCGGAGCAGAAGTCCGGGTTTCATCTGCGGTTGAGCAACTTTCAGGGGCCGTTCGATCTGCTGCTGACCCTGATCAGCTCACGGAAGCTCGACGTCACCGAGGTGGCGTTGCACAAGGTGACCGACGAGTTCATCGCCTACACCAAGGCGTTGACCGCGGCGCTGTCCGACGACGCCACGACGACGCTGCGCGCCGACAAGATCCTCGACCAGACCACCGAATTCCTGGTCGTCGCCGCCACGCTGCTCGACCTCAAGGCGGCACGACTGCTGCCGTCGGGGGAGATGACCGACGCCGAGGACCTCGAACTGCTGGAGGCGCGGGACCTGCTGTTCGCGCGGCTGCTGCAATACCGGGCGTTCAAGCAGGTGGCCGAGTTGCTCGGCGAATTGGAAGCGGTCGCGCTGCGGCGGTATCCGCGCGCCGTCGGCCTGGAGGAGCGCTTCGCCGACCTGCTGCCCGAGGTTACGCTGGGAGTAGACGCGCACGAATTCGCCGCGATCGCCGCGGCGGCGTTCCGCCCGCGCCCGGTGCCCAAGGTGGGACTCGACCACCTGCACAACCACGCCGTGTCGATCGCCGAACAGGCCGCGCTGGTGCTCGAACGATTGAAGCTGGCAGGAAAAGGCGGCTGGACGACCTTCACCGAACTGGTCGCCGACTGCACCGTGCCGGTCGAGATCGTCGCCCGCTTCCTCGCGCTGCTCGAGCTGTACCGAGGCAAGACGATCGAGTTCGACCAGCCCGACCCGCTCGGCCCCCTGTCGATCAGCTGGATCGGTGACGACGTCCAGACCAGCACCGTGACCATCGAGGAGGACTACGGGTGA
- a CDS encoding VOC family protein: MPTMLPSYHVGIVVADLRQAMAELSKIGFEWHAPIRNDSDVLIDDAPVTIRPWLAYSKQGPPYVELLEQMPGTIWAETGLHHFGVWADDVAAESERLTDAGIPLLSSQHDNQTGAPARYHQTADGVRFELMDIGRVGPGLTTYLSGAADNYLNGLAEDYFDSVARH; the protein is encoded by the coding sequence ATGCCTACCATGCTCCCGAGCTACCACGTGGGGATCGTCGTCGCCGATCTGCGGCAGGCGATGGCCGAGCTGAGCAAGATCGGCTTCGAATGGCACGCCCCGATCCGCAACGACAGCGATGTGCTCATCGACGACGCACCGGTCACCATCAGGCCGTGGCTGGCCTACTCGAAGCAGGGCCCGCCCTACGTCGAACTGCTCGAGCAGATGCCCGGCACGATCTGGGCCGAAACGGGACTGCATCACTTCGGCGTCTGGGCCGACGATGTCGCCGCGGAATCCGAACGCCTCACCGACGCGGGCATTCCACTACTCAGCAGCCAGCACGACAATCAGACCGGCGCACCCGCCCGCTATCACCAGACCGCCGACGGCGTACGGTTCGAGCTGATGGACATCGGGCGGGTCGGTCCAGGCTTGACCACCTATCTGAGCGGCGCCGCCGACAACTACCTCAACGGACTCGCCGAGGACTACTTCGACTCGGTCGCCAGGCACTGA